The DNA region AGGAGTCAGCGGATCAAAAATATTATGGACAGCGGGATTGTACTTATCATCCTTTCCTTTGTGCTCTGTGCTGCCATAAGTCTTTTGGGCGGCATAGTCGCCGCATGTATAAAGGTTTTCGCCGTCTCTTCCAATGGCGGCTTTGGGCCGGAACTGTTTTTCGCTCCCTTTTTAAGCCGGAAAAATCTGCCGGTTTTTATAGTAGAAGCCCTGTCCCGCATCCCCCTCAACATCATCGACAGGATTGTTACGGTTGCAGGCGGTTACGGCATCGCCTGTATTATTTCGTTTTTCAGAGATAGTGTTTTTCGATATGGTAAAGGCCGGTAAAATTCCTGAAAAACAGCCAGCGGTTTTTTTATTGCATATTCCCCATTTAAATATTTTTATTGACATCTTAACATTTGTAGGGTATGCTTTTATCAGGAGCAAGTAATCCATGCGTTCATTAGCCAGTGTTCAAAAAGTTGGAACCATTACCCCCATCGCGGATTCTGATTTTCTGGAGCTTGCCCATGTGATGGGCTGGCAGTGCGTCGTGAAGAAGGGCGAATTCAAACCCGGCGATTTGGCTGTGTATTTTGAAGTAGACAGTTTTTTACCCGAGGACGCTCGTTATGAATTTCTGCGCAAAACATCCTGGCGGGATAATGCTGATAACGGGCAGGGTTTTCGCATCAAAACTATAAAACTGCGCGGTCAATTATCCCAGGGGCTGATCCTTCCCCTCTCTGGATTTCCGGAATTGGCGGGCTGTTCTGTGGGCGCTGATGTCACTGAGGTCCTCAATGTTAAAAAATGGTATGTTCCGGAAGTCGCCAATGCTACGGGGGTGATGATCGGCGACAGGCCTTACGGCATACCGGCTTCGGACGAGATACGTATTCAGTCGGCAACGGAGCTGTTGGAAAGCCTCGGTGGAGAGCCCTACTACATTACAACCAAAATGGACGGCACATCTTGTATTGTGTATTATATTGATGGAAAAATCGGCTGCTGCAGCAGAAATCATGAGATAAAGGACGAAGAGACCGCGCTGTATTGGGCGCCGGTGTATCGCTATAGGCTAAAAGAAAAGCTTAAAGCCCTCGGCAAAAATGTAGTGCTAACCGGCGAGCTCTGCGGACCGAGTATACAAAAGAACAAACTACGCCTACCCCAATTGGAATGGTATGTGTTTGACTATAAAGAATGGGACAGCGGCGTTTACGTTTCTTATAAAGAAATGGTAGAAGCCTGCGCTGCACTGGGTGTTCCGACCGTGCCGCTTGAGGAAGAGGGCGAACACTTCTCATACACCTTGGAAACGCTCCTGGGAAAAGCACGCGGCAAATATCCCAGCGGCCTGGACAAAGAGGGGATAGTCGTGCGCCATAGAGAATCGCCGCATCAGGTATCCTTCAAGGTACTTAACAACGATGCGCTGCTCAAGGAGAAGGACTAAAGAGCCAAACCAGTTGTAAAATAATGGAAAAAAATAAAAACGAATTTTTAATAAAATATTTATTTTCAGAAGCTAATGAAATAATAAAATTATCTGGTCGTTAAAAAGAGGAACCCGTTTTTTATACTTCGGTATTATCTGCGGCTCTGGAAGAAAGGGCTATGTGGGGACTCGTGTCCGTATCTTCGTAATTGTCCATATCATAAAAAAGTTTGCCTTTTACTTCGCCGTGTTCGTTGATGTCGAAAATATCCGTATCCAGAACCTTAAAGGGTTTCAGATAGATGCGTGAATGATATCAACAGGACTCCATACCCAATGTCCAGGCGGTTCCCTTTGCTCTGATGGATTAAATGACCACGCCCGCTTCCCTTGTGTGTTCATTTTGTCGTAATGGTACAAACCTATGTCGGAGCAGAAAACCGCATATATGGCAGGACCATCACAGGAGGGCTCCAGGGCAAGTATTTTAAGCGGTAATCCGTCTTTCCCCTGTATATCCAAGCTATTGCCGCATTGATGGAAGGAATAGGTAAATTTGTCAATGAGTGAACACTATCTCTGCCCCCGGATTGGGCATAAAAATGGGCCATCTTGAGGTTTTTAAGGAAATCCTTGAGAATAATAGGGCATAATGGTTGATTTATTACAGTTCCTGGGATACCTTAATAGTATATGTCCATTTCCGCACCGGATTCAGAGGAATCCACGGGAAACTCCGGGACGCCGATACTTGGCTTGGATGACCATGAGGAACAGCTGGTCCGGGAAGTATTGGCTTATCTGGAGTCCCGGCATTGTGAAGATATTGAAGCAGCCCGCACCCGTATTTCCTGCCTTCGGGATCTAGGCCAGGTGATTTCCCGCTACCCTTCTATCAGGGAAAGCCAGATGGTCCGGGGGGAAATGCGGGATGAGGAAAAACTCATAGAAACCATCCGCGCCTTTGCCCATCCTTCCCGGCTGTTGCACAGCCCTACCCGGATTGTGGCAATCCGCAGTTACATGGTGGCTAAATCCCATGCCTTTACCATGCTGGCCATACTGGTTCAGGACAAATTGGAATTCTATGTACCGGTACGGCGTATTATCTTTTCAATTATCTGTACCCTGATGATCGAAGAGGTGTACTTTTCCTGTCTGAACGACAGTTCCTTTTCGGAAAAGATACGGTTCAGCCTGGCCGACGATCTGGTTACCCTCTGGGACAGTGGGGTTGATCCCCGGGCTATTGAGCACCTGCCTGCCCTGGAGGCCCTCTGGGCAGCCCGGGATGCGGCGCCCCCCAGTTTCGGCACCATGGACGG from Treponema primitia ZAS-2 includes:
- a CDS encoding RNA ligase (ATP) → MRSLASVQKVGTITPIADSDFLELAHVMGWQCVVKKGEFKPGDLAVYFEVDSFLPEDARYEFLRKTSWRDNADNGQGFRIKTIKLRGQLSQGLILPLSGFPELAGCSVGADVTEVLNVKKWYVPEVANATGVMIGDRPYGIPASDEIRIQSATELLESLGGEPYYITTKMDGTSCIVYYIDGKIGCCSRNHEIKDEETALYWAPVYRYRLKEKLKALGKNVVLTGELCGPSIQKNKLRLPQLEWYVFDYKEWDSGVYVSYKEMVEACAALGVPTVPLEEEGEHFSYTLETLLGKARGKYPSGLDKEGIVVRHRESPHQVSFKVLNNDALLKEKD